The Niabella beijingensis genomic interval CATACCTGCTTGCAATCATTGCCGGCAGTCACTCAAAATTACGCTTTCTCTTTATCCGGTTCAAATCTGATTGCAGACAGCCTGAAGACCCTCCGTGCATTTTTTCTACCGGAACTCCCCCGATTTAACTACATTTGCCCTTCAATAAGTTCTTTCATTTTTCATCAACCGGAAAAGGTCCCTGATGAAGATCAGGGATAATAGGGAATCGTGTTAAAATCACGAGCTGTCGCGCAACTGTAAGCAGCGCAAAAGGCCTTACCTTATATGTCCACTGCTCCGCCTTGGCGGAATGGGAAGGACGGTAAACGCCGCTGCAAGCCAGGAGACCTGCCTTATCCGTAAGAGCAATGCTTTCGCGGTATAAAGCAAGGGTCTGCATGATGTCTTGGATCTTCTCCTCTGTAACGGTCAGTCCTCCTCACACTGTTCCGGTTACCGGCATCTGTCTTTCTTATCTTTTACCTCCATCGCATTGCGAAACTTGCAAAGGGCTTTTAGCTTATTATTCATTAAAAAAGTTAAAAGAGATGCAAACGCACAACCTCGGCTACCCGCGTATTGGTAGCAACCGGGAATTGAAAAAAGCCTGTGAGCTGTACTGGGCCGGCACCATTAACGCCGCACAGCTGGAGCTGACAGCAAAAAAGATCAGGGAAGGCAACTGGCTGTTGCAACAAGAGGCCGGTATGGACCTGCTGCCGGCAAATGATTTTTCGTTTTACGACCAGGTGCTGGACACCTGCCTGATGACCGGTGCGATACCGGACCGGTATCACCCGCTGATCGAAAAAGAGCACATCAATCCGCTTGACCTCCTCTTTGCCATGGCAAGAGGCTATCAGAAAAACGGATATGATCTTACAGCAATGGAAATGACCAAATGGTTTGATACCAACTACCATTACATCGTTCCGGAATTTAAAAGAGACCAGAAATTTACTGCGTTCAGCAATAAGGTCATTGATCAGTTCAATGAAGCTAAAAAAGCGGGGTTCAAAAGCAAGCCGGTATTGCTCGGTCCGGTTTCCTTCCTGCTGCTGGGAAAAGAAAAAGAACCCGGCTTTGAACGTATTGGCCTGCTGAAAAACCTGCTGCCCGTTTATTTTGAAGTGCTTGAAAAGCTGGACCACAGCGGTGCGTATTATGTTCAGATGGATGAGCCCTGCCTTGCACTCAACCTCGGCGAAAAGGCACAACAGGCACTGCAAACCGCTTATACAGCTATTTTCCGGCGGTTTCCCAATCTCCGCATTATTCTCGCCAATTATTTTGATTGTTTCGGAGACAATCTGAAAACCGTTGTTTCACTGCCGGTTCATACATTGCACCTCGACCTGGTGCGTTGTCCGTCACAGCTGGATGACATCCTTGATAAACCGGAGTTCATCAATGGAAGAACCCTGCTCTCGCTAGGGGTTGTGGATGGAAGGAATATCTGGAAGAATGACTTTACACGATCCCTTGCACTGATCAGAAAGGCGACCGATAAGATCGGCGCCGGGCGTATCTGGATCGCCCCTTCCTGCTCCCTGCTTCATGTACCCTGCGACCTGGACCTGGAAACCAATGAAAAAAGCCTTCCTGCGGAGATCAGGCAGTGGATGGCCTTTGCCCGGCAAAAGCTGGTGGAAGTAGCTGCATTAAGGGAGATTACCCTGCACCCCGAAACCGCCGCTTCAAAAAAACTGCTCCGTGAAAATGCTGCCTGTATTGAAGCGCGCAATAGTTCCCCCCTGATCCATAACCCGCTGGTAAAAACCCGTGTAGCGGCCATAACACCCGCTGATGCCAAAAGGAACAGCCCGTTTTTTGCCCGGAAAGAGAAACAGCAACAGGAGCTGGGGCTTCCGCTTTTCCCTACTACCACTATCGGATCTTTTCCTCAAACAAAAGAAGTACGCGCCTGGCGGGCCCAATGGAAAAAGCAACTGCTTTCGGATGCCGATTATTATCAACTGCTGAAAGAAGCAACCGGCAACTCCATTAAATGGCAGGAGGAGACAGGGCTGGATGTACTGGTACACGGGGAGTTTGAACGCAATGATATGGTGGAATATTTTGGGGAGCAGCTGGCAGGTTTTGCTTTTACCAAAAACGGATGGGTGCAGAGCTATGGCAGCCGCTGTGTAAAACCTCCCGTGATCTATGGCGATGTATACCGCCCCAACTTCATGACGGTAGCATGGAGTACTTACGCACAATCATTAACATCCAGGCCGGTTAAGGGAATGCTTACGGGTCCTGTAACCATTTTGCAATGGAGCTTTGTACGGAACGATCAGCCCCGCAGTGTTACCTGCAACCAGATAGCACTGGCCATTCGTGATGAAGTGACCGATCTGGAAAAAGCGGGTATAAAAATCATCCAGATCGACGAACCGGCAATCCGGGAAGGCTTACCTTTAAGAAAGGAACAGCAGCAGGAGTACCTGGATTGGGCGGTCACCGCCTTCCGCATCGCAGCCTCCGGTGTTCAGGACAAAACGCAGATCCACACGCATATGTGTTATTCGGAATTCAATGACATCATTAATGATATTGCAGCAATGGATGCTGATGTGATCACCATAGAGACCTCCCGTTCCCAGATGGAGCTGCTGGACGTCTTTGCTTCATTTGAGTACCCGAATGATATCGGACCCGGCGTATATGATATCCACTCCCCCCGTGTTCCGTCAAAAGAAGAAATGGTCGCATTGATGGAAAAGGCACTGACCTATATCCCGGCAGAACGCCTGTGGGTAAACCCCGACTGTGGTTTAAAAACCCGGGACTGGGAAGAGACCCGACAGGCGTTGACGGCGATGATACAGGCAGCAAAAGCATTGCGTAAAAACATAATCGCCCCTGTACCGGAATAGTATGTGCAAACATGAAGATAAATACTGCCCGCGTTGTAAGCAACCCTTTGAATGCAAAGTGGGCAGTATCCTTCTTTGTCAGTGCAGCACAGTGTCCCTGAATGACGAGGAACGGGATTTTATCAATCAACAATATGAAGATTGCCTTTGTGCATCCTGTCTGAAAGAGCTCAGGGCCGTCTATCATAAGCAAAAATTCCAGCGCAAGCTCAAAGGCATTCTGGGCGTCTTTTATAAGGATTCGTCCGGCTCCTGAAAAATCTATCTTCCGCTTTTATTTTTAAATTCAATTGTACATGCATACTCAAGACCGGATCGCCGCGGCAGCGACCCGTATATTTAAAGCTGTTTTTCCCAACACCACTAATCATTATGATACCCTGTTTGGTGGCATGGCCATGCAGCTGATGGATGAAGTGGCTTTTATCACCGCCACCCGGTACAGCCGGCTGCGGATGGTAACGGTAAGCAGCGACCGTATCGACTTCAAACACCCGATCCCTTCCGGAACGATCATTGAACTGGATGGCAATATCATTCATATCGGCAACACCAGTATGAAGGTACAGGTGGATATTTACGTGGAGCAGATGTACAGCACACAAAGGGAAAAGGCCGTCAGCGGCGTCTTTTCTTTTGTGGCAGTGGATGAAAACAAAAAACCGGTTATCATAACCTGATACCGGCTTTTTATTGATTGTTGCATTGGTTGTGTTTATTAAAAAGAGTTCATTCCGACGATCCGGAACACATCTTTAACGCATTTCCGGCTAATAAAAGACCGCAAGTTCCGGGAAGTAAATATGGTTAAAATCCACCACGGAGCCATCATTTCCATAAGTAATTTTCTTTACCAGGGCTCCTGTTGAAGCATTATAGATTAAAAGGAAATTCGCTCCGGCCAGTCCTCCATATCCCTTAATACCGTTTACAACGAGGTAGTCTTTATTCCGGTCATACCGAACGGCACCGTATACCATAAACGGCGATTCGCTGATGGTAATAAATGGCTGGTTGAGCGAAGCGGCATTACCCTCTACATACTTATAAATAGCCGCACCGGAATGATAAAAGACTGCATCCTCTTTTGTAGAGGCCGTCAGGCGGGTAGGCGCATCCAATCCGAAAGAGCCAATACTAACCGGCAACGTAATACCTGTTGTATCCAGATTTTTGTCAATGGAGATCAGACGGGTACCGGTAGAAGCCCACACTTTCCCATTCGGTGTCCGGGCAAAACCCCGGTTGATATTTGTGAATCCCTTTACAAAAGAGTAATTCGCTGCATCAATTATTTTTGCACCGTTGCTTTGCAGCAGGTACACATAATTTCCTTCTTTTAACATGTCGCCCGTATTAACAGCGGAAACAGATGTCAGTTTATATTGTACTCCCAGCGTATTCAGGTTAATGGAATAGACGCCATCCGCAGCGCTTACCAGTCCCTGATCCTCTTTTACTCCGATCAGGCCTCTCCAGTTGCTGGATTCCTGGTTATAACGGGCTTCTTCTTTAAGGGTGGATGCATCCAGCCTGATAATGGGTCCGTTCATTTTGCTGGCCAGGTACAGCTTCTGATTGTAGAGTGTGGCAAATTGCAGGGTACTGGCTAAAGAAGCATTTGCAGTGATCTTGCCAGGGTTTGCTTTTTCATAGGCCCGGGTAACAATGGTATCGGCCCCATAGGCATAAAAATTAACGGTCCCTGCCGTTTGTCCGTAAGAACCTTCTGTTATAATAAAAAATCCATTCGAATAAGGACCAGCTTCTTCCACGGGGTCGACAATGGGAGGTTCCCGGAAATAGTCATCATCTTTTGTACAGCCTCCCAAAAGGAAGCCAAGGGTCAATAACAGTAGTAATTGCTGCAGCAGTAATTTTTTGTACATATTTTATTATTTAATTTATTTTCCAAAATGCAGGTCTTCGGCACCCTTGATCTCTGTGGAAATCTCACCCATTAAGGCGTTTCCTTTATTGTTTTGCGCGGTATATACTTTTACAAAATCGATTGCCTTCATTTGAACAGGTTTGCCACTGGCATCCACCGCCCGTGTGATATCAAAGGAGTTGTATCTTTTCGTATCATAGTCATCTCCCGATGAATAGGAGTCGGCATATCCCCAGCTGAAACCGGCGTTGATCCAGATCCCGTTCGCCTGGCCAAAAGTATTTTTCAGCAACGTACCGGTGAACACCAGGGAATCCTGGTTGGCGGCAAACAGGGGGTAGTATTGTTGCTTATGGAAGGCATTGACTTCTACGGCTCCTGAATTGCCCAGGTTATCTTTCCACGGTACGTTCGCGTAGCTTTTAGGATTGTAATAAGTGATCTGGTAATTCTTAATCGTTTCGGCACTATTATATTCACTCCCGGCCAGTTCATACCACGCATCATCGGCGATCCCGTTTCCGTTATCATCGCGGCTTACCATTACGATCCCCGGCTCGCTCCAGTCCGTTGGCGGCTTTAGAGGATTACCGTAAATCGCAATATCGGCCCCTTCTTTGTTCTGGATGGAATGGTCGAATGTAAAGATGATGTACCCTCCGTAAGCACCCAATGTTACCAGTCCGCTGTTCTTTCCTACAATGCCTTCGGCGCTTGCAACATTGCCCGGTGCCACATTTATAAATTGACCCGGAGCCGGTACATATTCTAATATCCGCGAAATATATTTGCTTTCACCTCCTTCACGCACTACCGGCGTTACCTCAATAATAAATTCCTTTTCAAATACCCCCCCTTCATTCCGGGACCTGAAAAGCACTTTATAAAATCCGGCTACCTCAAATACATGCGTAAACGCATTGTTTGCCGACAATTCCTTACCATCAACCATCCAGGAGATGGCAGCTTCTGTACCACCGGTCCTGCTGGCCTCGATAGCCACCGGCTTTTGAATTTCTGTATTGATCGTGTCTGTTGTTACAGAAAAAACGTATACAGGAGCGGCTGTTACATCTTTTTCCTTTTTACAACCGATGATGACGATCGAAAGAAGGAATGCAAAAAAGAGAACTTGTTTCATTTGTTTATATTTTGTTTGATTGCTATACTAATACTCCGGTTTGAAATAACAGGTTCAACGAGCAGATGATCCGTTCCGGCTATAAAAGGCGATATGGCCGGGAATGATCCCCGTTTTTTGAATGGTATTGCGTAATGTTCCATTGGCGTTAAAACAATACAGGTCGCCCGCTTCACTGTAATTTCTGGCGTCCGCTATGTATATACTGCCGTTGTTCGGATCCACGGCAATACCATAGGGTATGGTGATTTTTGTACCATCTGTAATAAAAGATCCGGGAATTACTCTTTTGCTTTTAAGATCCACCCGTGTATACGCATGTTGCCCTCCGCCATAATCGGTTCCATATATATATGCCGTATCCCGTACAATGATAAAATCCTCCACCATTACAGGAATGGGGTCGCTTAGCTGATCGGTTTGGGTATTTACCACATACAACTTATCGGTGGTACCCCAGGGGCAGATATATAAAAATCCGTTACTGTCTATTTTTAGCCGTCTTAAATTAGGAGCAACCGTTATGGCTTTGATCACTTTAAAAGCAGACAGATCAACTACAGAAACCGTATGCTCCAAATTGGCCGGACTGTAGCCTCCGCTGTTGGCAACATATAATTTATTACCCACTACCGCCAGCTCATCCGGCTGCCGGCCTACTTCCACCGTTCTTGTAATGCTGAGTGTAGCCGTATCTATTTCCAGCACCATTCCTTTTTCGGAAGTGGTATAAGAGCTGAGATAGGCGAAACCATTGGCAAATGTTATATAGCGTGCATTTTCTATGGCCTTATGTGTCTGATCGGTCAGCACCTTTATTCTCCGGGCGGTACGGGCATCGAGTATTTCTATTTTTTTCGACCAGTTCATCACCACGTATAATTTGCTGCCATATACACCAATGTCGTTTCCAGTATCCCCCAGTCCCAAAACCGCGTCGGGGTTTGCTTTTGTGAACACCTCCCGCTCGTATACCCCATTGTGGGTATCAAAATAATCCAGTGTTGCATTATTATAACCCCAACCACCCTCATTTAATAAATAGAAACCCGTGCTGGTGGTATCGGCCTCCGCTATCTGTGGAGGAGGTGTCCGGTCATGCTCCTTTCTGCATGCGCCTGAAAGCAGTAAACAAGCAAGAACGATGCAAAGGGGCAGCCATTGTTTTTGTTTCATGTTTTTTATTTTATAAGTTAAAAGCAATTTTTACCAGGCAGTTACGGCCGGGCATGGGGTAGTTGACCACCACATCATAATATTGATTCAAAAGGTTGTTTACTTCCAATGCCAGTACGGCACGTGTCTGTTTCAGCCGGATTGTTTTTGTAAGCGACAGGTCATGTGTATACCAGGGTTCCAGGTAATTTTGCGGATCATTTTCCGGCAGCAGGTACCGCCCGCCGGTATAAATAAAACTGTAATTAAGCCCCCAGCTGCGATACGCGGTTTGCAGCGTGGCTGATCCGCTGTGCTCCGGAGCATAGGGGATTTGCTGGTCATAGGACCGTTGCCCTGCTGTTTTATTGATCGCTTTTTGAAACGAATAAGTAAGGGTACCATTGAAAAAGATCCGTTGCCGGATGGCAGCCGTATAGGTCAGCTGCAGGTCCGCACCTTTTACTGCTACCTTCCCCAGATTGATCATACTCCACCGGAACAGGTTATTAGCAGGAATGGCAATAATTTTGTCTTTGATATCACTATAGTAAACATCCGCCTGCAGGCTGATCCCGGCCCCGGTGTCGGCAAAGCTTTTTGTATACTGAAACCCTATATCATATTGCCTGGTGTATTCCGGCTTTAGGGTAACACTGCCAACAATGGTATAATACAGATCATTAAAGGTCGGCATCCTAAAAATCTGCTTGTAGAAAGAGCGGATACTGAAAGGCAGCTGATCCCAGGGCTTCCAGGAAACACTCAGTGCCGGCGTTAATACGTTCCTGTTTTCAGCCGCCGCACCGGATCTTACTTTCTCATGAATAAATGTTCCCAGCAGATTACCGGCAGCAATCAGGCGTTTCCGCTTCCATTCGGTTGCAATGGCCACCAGTCCGGTATTCCTCACCGGATACACAAAATTGTCGAGGTTGGCCTGCATCTTATTTACGATCCAGTCGGTGGCCAGGGACAGTTTCCATCCGTCTGCAACAAGATACTCGTTTACCAATGATGCGTTATATTCCTGCTGATAATACTGATTGCGGAGCGGGGCCCCTCCGATTTTTTTGATGGTGGTGTCCAGGTAGCGGGTGCCATCGTTGGCATACTTTCCCTGTAGTAAAAGTTGATAACGGGTATTGAATTGCTTGCGCAACATGGCCTGCGTAAAGAAGTTACGGTCCCACAACCGCTGCGAATTATAAAACCGCTCTGCAACAATGGCACCGGGCAATCCCCGTTCTGCATTATAAAAGTAGGTTTGTATTTTCCAGTT includes:
- a CDS encoding cysteine-rich CWC family protein; the encoded protein is MCKHEDKYCPRCKQPFECKVGSILLCQCSTVSLNDEERDFINQQYEDCLCASCLKELRAVYHKQKFQRKLKGILGVFYKDSSGS
- a CDS encoding acyl-CoA thioesterase, coding for MHTQDRIAAAATRIFKAVFPNTTNHYDTLFGGMAMQLMDEVAFITATRYSRLRMVTVSSDRIDFKHPIPSGTIIELDGNIIHIGNTSMKVQVDIYVEQMYSTQREKAVSGVFSFVAVDENKKPVIIT
- a CDS encoding YncE family protein, which encodes MKQKQWLPLCIVLACLLLSGACRKEHDRTPPPQIAEADTTSTGFYLLNEGGWGYNNATLDYFDTHNGVYEREVFTKANPDAVLGLGDTGNDIGVYGSKLYVVMNWSKKIEILDARTARRIKVLTDQTHKAIENARYITFANGFAYLSSYTTSEKGMVLEIDTATLSITRTVEVGRQPDELAVVGNKLYVANSGGYSPANLEHTVSVVDLSAFKVIKAITVAPNLRRLKIDSNGFLYICPWGTTDKLYVVNTQTDQLSDPIPVMVEDFIIVRDTAYIYGTDYGGGQHAYTRVDLKSKRVIPGSFITDGTKITIPYGIAVDPNNGSIYIADARNYSEAGDLYCFNANGTLRNTIQKTGIIPGHIAFYSRNGSSAR
- a CDS encoding TonB-dependent receptor plug domain-containing protein, which gives rise to MNRFYFWIRFAGVTALLYSLGCTDGMAQAPDSLEAKELDGVWIHSGKNSFLLNTTTPVQTLTGSRLQRLNSFSVADALRYFSGIQLKDYGGIGGLKTLNVRSLGAQHLGVFYDGLQVGNAQNSIVDLGKFSLDNIEELRLYNSQNTSTLQSARNFGSVAALYIKSKQPVFEQHRNYKIKGTFKTGSFGLINPSLHWQQKITGNIAATVSLEAIHAHGRYKTRYQGRAYDTIIIRQNADVASQRAELAVQDLNKDSATNWKIQTYFYNAERGLPGAIVAERFYNSQRLWDRNFFTQAMLRKQFNTRYQLLLQGKYANDGTRYLDTTIKKIGGAPLRNQYYQQEYNASLVNEYLVADGWKLSLATDWIVNKMQANLDNFVYPVRNTGLVAIATEWKRKRLIAAGNLLGTFIHEKVRSGAAAENRNVLTPALSVSWKPWDQLPFSIRSFYKQIFRMPTFNDLYYTIVGSVTLKPEYTRQYDIGFQYTKSFADTGAGISLQADVYYSDIKDKIIAIPANNLFRWSMINLGKVAVKGADLQLTYTAAIRQRIFFNGTLTYSFQKAINKTAGQRSYDQQIPYAPEHSGSATLQTAYRSWGLNYSFIYTGGRYLLPENDPQNYLEPWYTHDLSLTKTIRLKQTRAVLALEVNNLLNQYYDVVVNYPMPGRNCLVKIAFNL
- a CDS encoding DUF5074 domain-containing protein, translated to MYKKLLLQQLLLLLTLGFLLGGCTKDDDYFREPPIVDPVEEAGPYSNGFFIITEGSYGQTAGTVNFYAYGADTIVTRAYEKANPGKITANASLASTLQFATLYNQKLYLASKMNGPIIRLDASTLKEEARYNQESSNWRGLIGVKEDQGLVSAADGVYSINLNTLGVQYKLTSVSAVNTGDMLKEGNYVYLLQSNGAKIIDAANYSFVKGFTNINRGFARTPNGKVWASTGTRLISIDKNLDTTGITLPVSIGSFGLDAPTRLTASTKEDAVFYHSGAAIYKYVEGNAASLNQPFITISESPFMVYGAVRYDRNKDYLVVNGIKGYGGLAGANFLLIYNASTGALVKKITYGNDGSVVDFNHIYFPELAVFY
- the metE gene encoding 5-methyltetrahydropteroyltriglutamate--homocysteine S-methyltransferase; this translates as MQTHNLGYPRIGSNRELKKACELYWAGTINAAQLELTAKKIREGNWLLQQEAGMDLLPANDFSFYDQVLDTCLMTGAIPDRYHPLIEKEHINPLDLLFAMARGYQKNGYDLTAMEMTKWFDTNYHYIVPEFKRDQKFTAFSNKVIDQFNEAKKAGFKSKPVLLGPVSFLLLGKEKEPGFERIGLLKNLLPVYFEVLEKLDHSGAYYVQMDEPCLALNLGEKAQQALQTAYTAIFRRFPNLRIILANYFDCFGDNLKTVVSLPVHTLHLDLVRCPSQLDDILDKPEFINGRTLLSLGVVDGRNIWKNDFTRSLALIRKATDKIGAGRIWIAPSCSLLHVPCDLDLETNEKSLPAEIRQWMAFARQKLVEVAALREITLHPETAASKKLLRENAACIEARNSSPLIHNPLVKTRVAAITPADAKRNSPFFARKEKQQQELGLPLFPTTTIGSFPQTKEVRAWRAQWKKQLLSDADYYQLLKEATGNSIKWQEETGLDVLVHGEFERNDMVEYFGEQLAGFAFTKNGWVQSYGSRCVKPPVIYGDVYRPNFMTVAWSTYAQSLTSRPVKGMLTGPVTILQWSFVRNDQPRSVTCNQIALAIRDEVTDLEKAGIKIIQIDEPAIREGLPLRKEQQQEYLDWAVTAFRIAASGVQDKTQIHTHMCYSEFNDIINDIAAMDADVITIETSRSQMELLDVFASFEYPNDIGPGVYDIHSPRVPSKEEMVALMEKALTYIPAERLWVNPDCGLKTRDWEETRQALTAMIQAAKALRKNIIAPVPE